From the Lolium rigidum isolate FL_2022 chromosome 2, APGP_CSIRO_Lrig_0.1, whole genome shotgun sequence genome, one window contains:
- the LOC124691529 gene encoding ferredoxin-thioredoxin reductase catalytic chain, chloroplastic-like → MMSITTTAASSPLCPAPVSRGGRRRCVVRAQAGGEADKSVEIMRKFSEQYARRSSTFFCSDKSVTAVVIKGLADHKDTLGAPLCPCRHYDDKAAEAAQGFWNCPCVPMRERKECHCMLFLTPDNDFAGEEQVISLEEIKEATSKF, encoded by the exons ATGATgtccatcaccaccaccgccgccagcagCCCGCTCTGCCCGGCGCCCGTCTCCAGGGGCGGCCGGCGGAGATGCGTCGTTCGGGCTCAAG CCGGAGGAGAGGCGGACAAGTCGGTGGAGATAATGAGGAAATTCTCGGAGCAGTACGCGCGCCGCTCCAGCACCTTCTTCTGCTCCGACAAGTCCGTCACAGCCGTCGTCATCAAG GGACTTGCTGACCACAAGGATACCCTCGGAGCTCCTCTCTGCCCTTGCAG GCATTACGACGACAAGGCCGCCGAGGCAGCGCAGGGGTTCTGGAACTGCCCATGTGTTCCCATGAGAGAAAG GAAGGAGTGCCATTGCATGCTTTTCCTCACCCCCGACAACGATTTCGCTGGAGAAGAACAG GTTATCAGCCTGGAGGAGATCAAAGAAGCGACATCGAAGTTCTAA
- the LOC124691530 gene encoding uncharacterized protein LOC124691530 isoform X2, which yields MRTRAGSDRKQPPMPAVGARRSTRVFVPPKTNPRPQPQPQSAERLRRSGKRLAFSNSNSDNTPHSHWLRWEPNTNAQQADEPKPQPPPVPPPPPPPPPERAFRAVYKRKRRQSLPDEGGTSFDRRFGIVFTRKNKRPKVAPFHGRASSGGLSAAIPCSSSRDFLSRIGFLDTHLLTLGDGVATHTGVLVALVDTSFPGSSPEFLRFLLPMMRWMRRSQWSRVRNLASFFLLSSTALVTMFASQGLHFVRLQRPIAVRTMLHCGWCELRGANRLQQPVLSVNFSALPSYFQGLHSVIALHSIYLPAVIRRATGFVSEAQETYPRAHLEADSGSPSPVGDAAEPRRLVQDYVPLEQAAGVVVHGLRLKKHQRKRSSMRHPLSRRRLVARFPAKAIAVKQGTMASQTVLKPALTEQKVSGEPVQPKPALEISLDLLENMDDSDVSTPIAPNGMHKRCSFKSPTIERTNERLALSEVRQNIDTFQCKANLLIIQADRGWREEGALVMLELSNSNGWCVAVKLHDVTRVSLKPSEQRFYVVNRVTGAYVWQVEDGWKLEFPDKWDWLLFKELHIEGRERNSQGKTIPIPGVNEVSDDMGGTVKVPFSRPEPDYIKTADDEVARALSRDSAYDMDSEDEQWLIQLKHGASDRRSTRQNNVSFEDFERIITLFEKDAYSNPEEANDVDQLLSRYPALGKGDNVLAIYQYWINKRYKKGTPLLKIFQGAPVRRGRLLQKSSVKKKRSFKRQRSQTGRGKPGFFLQDNAEEESALQRVVDAERAAKQATEKAVQLRTRAQALMAKANLAAYKSVMALRIAEAASVSASYRDHVCKALLD from the exons ATGAGGACGCGCGCGGGATCTGATCGCAAGCAGCCGCCCATGCCAGCCGTTGGGGCGCGCCGCTCCACGCGAGTCTTCGTGCCCCCCAAGACCAATCCCCggccccagccccagccccagtCCGCTGAGAGGCTCCGCCGCTCCGGCAAGCGCCTCGCCTTCTCCAACTCCAACTCCGACAACACCCCCCACTCCCACTGGCTCAGATGGGAGCCAAACACCaacgcccaacaagccgatgagcCCAAGCCGCAGCCCCCACCAGtaccgccgcccccgcccccgcccccgcccgagAGGGCCTTCCGGGCCGTCTACAAGCGGAAGCGCCGCCAGAGCCTCCCTGACGAGGGCGGCACCAGCTTTGACAGGAGGTTCGGGATTGTCTTCACCAGGAAGAACAAGCGACCCAAGGTCGCTCCTTTCCACGGCCGCGCCAGCAGTGGTGGCCTCTCCGCCGCGATTCCGTGCTCCTCCTCCAGGGACTTCTTGTCAAGAATCGGCTTCTTGGATACTCATTTGTTGACACTCGGGGATGGTGTTGCCACTCATACTGGGGTGCTCGTTGCCCTCGTTGACACCTCTTTCCCGGGGAGCTCGCCTGAGTTCCTGCGATTTCTGCTTCCCATGATGCGGTGGATGCGCCGGAGCCAGTGGAGTAGGGTCAGGAACCTCGCCTCCTTTTTTCTTCTCTCATCAACGGCTCTTGTCACCATGTTCGCCTCGCAGGGTCTGCACTTTGTCAGGCTCCAGCGCCCCATAGCTGTC AGGACTATGCTGCATTGCGGGTGGTGCGAGCTCCGTGGCGCAAACCGATTGCAGCAGCCGGTGCTGTCAGTCAATTTCTCTGCGCTCCCTTCCTACTTCCAGGGCTTGCATTCCGTCATAGCCCTTCACTCCATTTATCTGCCCGCCGTCATTCGGCGGGCCACGGGTTTCGTTAGCGAAGCTCAAGAAACATATCCTCGGGCTCATTTAGAGGCAGATTCTGGGTCTCCAAGCCCAGTTGGGGATGCTGCTGAACCTCGCAGATTGGTCCAGGATTATGTGCCTCTGGAACAGGCTGCAGGAGTGGTGGTGCACGGCCTGAGGCTAAAGAAGCACCAAAGGAAGAGGAGCTCGATGAGGCATCCCCTGAGCCGGCGCCGTCTTGTAGCAAGGTTTCCTGCCAAGGCAATTGCAGTGAAGCAGGGCACCATGGCCTCTCAGACGGTACTGAAGCCAGCCTTGACTGAGCAGAAGGTTTCCGGGGAACCCGTCCAGCCCAAACCAGCGTTAGAGATTTCTCTTGACTTGCTTGAGAACATGGATGACAGTGATGTCTCAACGCCTATCGCACCAAAcgggatgcacaagaggtgttctttCAAAAGCCCCACGATTGAGCGCACCAATGAAAGGCTGGCACTATCTGAGGTTAGACAGAATATAGATACGTTCCAGTGCAAAGCCAATCTCTTGATTATTCAAGCTGACAGGGGCTGGAGGGAAGAGGGAGCTCTAGTCATGCTGGAACTATCAAACTCCAATGGATGGTGTGTGGCTGTAAAGCTACATGACGTCACTAGAGTCTCTCTGAAGCCTTCAGAGCAAAGGTTCTATGTTGTGAACCGTGTAACCGGTGCCTATGTTTGGCAAGTCGAAGATGGATGGAAACTTGAGTTCCCTGATAAGTGGGACTGGCTTCTGTTCAAAGAACTGCACATCGAGGGCAGGGAGCGCAATTCTCAGGGAAAGACCATCCCGATTCCCGGTGTAAATGAGGTTTCTGATGACATGGGAGGGACTGTAAAAGTTCCTTTCTCTCGCCCTGAGCCAGACTATATCAAAACGGCGGACGATGAAGTCGCACGCGCTCTCTCTCGAGATTCAGCTTATGACATGGACTCGGAGGACGAGCAGTGGCTCATCCAGCTGAAGCATGGAGCTTCTGATAGAAGAAGCACCCGCCAGAACAATGTCTCTTTTGAGGATTTCGAGAGAATAATAACCCTGTTCGAAAAGGACGCCTACAGTAATCCGGAGGAAGCTAATGATGTGGATCAGCTCCTTTCCAGATACCCGGCTTTAGGGAAGGGTGACAATGTCCTTGCCATATACCAATATTGGATAAATAAGAGATATAAGAAAGGCACACCACTACTGAAGATATTTCAG GGTGCACCCGTAAGGCGGGGACGGCTATTGCAGAAATCTTCTGTCAAGAAGAAGAGATCTTTCAAGAGGCAACGAAGCCAAACTGGCCGAGGGAAGCCTGGATTCTTCTTGCAAG ACAATGCAGAAGAGGAGTCAGCCctgcagagagtcgtggacgccgAACGCGCCGCAAAGCAGGCCACGGAGAAGGCAGTCCAGCTGCGCACGAGAGCCCAGGCCCTGATGGCGAAGGCCAACCTGGCGGCGTACAAGTCGGTGATGGCCCTCCGGATCGCCGAGGCAGCAAGCGTGTCCGCCTCGTACCGGGATCATGTCTGCAAGGCCCTCCTTGACTAG
- the LOC124691530 gene encoding uncharacterized protein LOC124691530 isoform X1, with translation MRTRAGSDRKQPPMPAVGARRSTRVFVPPKTNPRPQPQPQSAERLRRSGKRLAFSNSNSDNTPHSHWLRWEPNTNAQQADEPKPQPPPVPPPPPPPPPERAFRAVYKRKRRQSLPDEGGTSFDRRFGIVFTRKNKRPKVAPFHGRASSGGLSAAIPCSSSRDFLSRIGFLDTHLLTLGDGVATHTGVLVALVDTSFPGSSPEFLRFLLPMMRWMRRSQWSRVRNLASFFLLSSTALVTMFASQGLHFVRLQRPIAVRALLQRTMLHCGWCELRGANRLQQPVLSVNFSALPSYFQGLHSVIALHSIYLPAVIRRATGFVSEAQETYPRAHLEADSGSPSPVGDAAEPRRLVQDYVPLEQAAGVVVHGLRLKKHQRKRSSMRHPLSRRRLVARFPAKAIAVKQGTMASQTVLKPALTEQKVSGEPVQPKPALEISLDLLENMDDSDVSTPIAPNGMHKRCSFKSPTIERTNERLALSEVRQNIDTFQCKANLLIIQADRGWREEGALVMLELSNSNGWCVAVKLHDVTRVSLKPSEQRFYVVNRVTGAYVWQVEDGWKLEFPDKWDWLLFKELHIEGRERNSQGKTIPIPGVNEVSDDMGGTVKVPFSRPEPDYIKTADDEVARALSRDSAYDMDSEDEQWLIQLKHGASDRRSTRQNNVSFEDFERIITLFEKDAYSNPEEANDVDQLLSRYPALGKGDNVLAIYQYWINKRYKKGTPLLKIFQGAPVRRGRLLQKSSVKKKRSFKRQRSQTGRGKPGFFLQDNAEEESALQRVVDAERAAKQATEKAVQLRTRAQALMAKANLAAYKSVMALRIAEAASVSASYRDHVCKALLD, from the exons ATGAGGACGCGCGCGGGATCTGATCGCAAGCAGCCGCCCATGCCAGCCGTTGGGGCGCGCCGCTCCACGCGAGTCTTCGTGCCCCCCAAGACCAATCCCCggccccagccccagccccagtCCGCTGAGAGGCTCCGCCGCTCCGGCAAGCGCCTCGCCTTCTCCAACTCCAACTCCGACAACACCCCCCACTCCCACTGGCTCAGATGGGAGCCAAACACCaacgcccaacaagccgatgagcCCAAGCCGCAGCCCCCACCAGtaccgccgcccccgcccccgcccccgcccgagAGGGCCTTCCGGGCCGTCTACAAGCGGAAGCGCCGCCAGAGCCTCCCTGACGAGGGCGGCACCAGCTTTGACAGGAGGTTCGGGATTGTCTTCACCAGGAAGAACAAGCGACCCAAGGTCGCTCCTTTCCACGGCCGCGCCAGCAGTGGTGGCCTCTCCGCCGCGATTCCGTGCTCCTCCTCCAGGGACTTCTTGTCAAGAATCGGCTTCTTGGATACTCATTTGTTGACACTCGGGGATGGTGTTGCCACTCATACTGGGGTGCTCGTTGCCCTCGTTGACACCTCTTTCCCGGGGAGCTCGCCTGAGTTCCTGCGATTTCTGCTTCCCATGATGCGGTGGATGCGCCGGAGCCAGTGGAGTAGGGTCAGGAACCTCGCCTCCTTTTTTCTTCTCTCATCAACGGCTCTTGTCACCATGTTCGCCTCGCAGGGTCTGCACTTTGTCAGGCTCCAGCGCCCCATAGCTGTC CGTGCATTGTTACAGAGGACTATGCTGCATTGCGGGTGGTGCGAGCTCCGTGGCGCAAACCGATTGCAGCAGCCGGTGCTGTCAGTCAATTTCTCTGCGCTCCCTTCCTACTTCCAGGGCTTGCATTCCGTCATAGCCCTTCACTCCATTTATCTGCCCGCCGTCATTCGGCGGGCCACGGGTTTCGTTAGCGAAGCTCAAGAAACATATCCTCGGGCTCATTTAGAGGCAGATTCTGGGTCTCCAAGCCCAGTTGGGGATGCTGCTGAACCTCGCAGATTGGTCCAGGATTATGTGCCTCTGGAACAGGCTGCAGGAGTGGTGGTGCACGGCCTGAGGCTAAAGAAGCACCAAAGGAAGAGGAGCTCGATGAGGCATCCCCTGAGCCGGCGCCGTCTTGTAGCAAGGTTTCCTGCCAAGGCAATTGCAGTGAAGCAGGGCACCATGGCCTCTCAGACGGTACTGAAGCCAGCCTTGACTGAGCAGAAGGTTTCCGGGGAACCCGTCCAGCCCAAACCAGCGTTAGAGATTTCTCTTGACTTGCTTGAGAACATGGATGACAGTGATGTCTCAACGCCTATCGCACCAAAcgggatgcacaagaggtgttctttCAAAAGCCCCACGATTGAGCGCACCAATGAAAGGCTGGCACTATCTGAGGTTAGACAGAATATAGATACGTTCCAGTGCAAAGCCAATCTCTTGATTATTCAAGCTGACAGGGGCTGGAGGGAAGAGGGAGCTCTAGTCATGCTGGAACTATCAAACTCCAATGGATGGTGTGTGGCTGTAAAGCTACATGACGTCACTAGAGTCTCTCTGAAGCCTTCAGAGCAAAGGTTCTATGTTGTGAACCGTGTAACCGGTGCCTATGTTTGGCAAGTCGAAGATGGATGGAAACTTGAGTTCCCTGATAAGTGGGACTGGCTTCTGTTCAAAGAACTGCACATCGAGGGCAGGGAGCGCAATTCTCAGGGAAAGACCATCCCGATTCCCGGTGTAAATGAGGTTTCTGATGACATGGGAGGGACTGTAAAAGTTCCTTTCTCTCGCCCTGAGCCAGACTATATCAAAACGGCGGACGATGAAGTCGCACGCGCTCTCTCTCGAGATTCAGCTTATGACATGGACTCGGAGGACGAGCAGTGGCTCATCCAGCTGAAGCATGGAGCTTCTGATAGAAGAAGCACCCGCCAGAACAATGTCTCTTTTGAGGATTTCGAGAGAATAATAACCCTGTTCGAAAAGGACGCCTACAGTAATCCGGAGGAAGCTAATGATGTGGATCAGCTCCTTTCCAGATACCCGGCTTTAGGGAAGGGTGACAATGTCCTTGCCATATACCAATATTGGATAAATAAGAGATATAAGAAAGGCACACCACTACTGAAGATATTTCAG GGTGCACCCGTAAGGCGGGGACGGCTATTGCAGAAATCTTCTGTCAAGAAGAAGAGATCTTTCAAGAGGCAACGAAGCCAAACTGGCCGAGGGAAGCCTGGATTCTTCTTGCAAG ACAATGCAGAAGAGGAGTCAGCCctgcagagagtcgtggacgccgAACGCGCCGCAAAGCAGGCCACGGAGAAGGCAGTCCAGCTGCGCACGAGAGCCCAGGCCCTGATGGCGAAGGCCAACCTGGCGGCGTACAAGTCGGTGATGGCCCTCCGGATCGCCGAGGCAGCAAGCGTGTCCGCCTCGTACCGGGATCATGTCTGCAAGGCCCTCCTTGACTAG